The segment TGAGGGCCAGGCCAGCggggacagcagtgtcccagggctggcACTACTCACCTCAGCGTGGAGCagctcccgccgccgccccgccggctCCGCTGCAGGGGAAAGGTGCCAGGGCATGAGGGATGGCAGCAGGACCCATCCCTGCCCTACAAGCCCGGCCTCAGCCCCAACTcaccggccaggagcagcagcagctcccccaggCTCTGCTGGTACAGCTCCAGGGCGTCACTgtcatccctgccctcctcctcctgcaagAGGCCCCGTGGGCTGGCTGGGGTTGGTGGGGTCCAGCAGCCCCCTCCTCACCAGGTGTGCACCTCCCCCTCCCCTCGATGGGTGAGGGGACCCCCAGGGCCACCCCTCACCTTGGCAATGGCAGCTGAGGCCACTTCCAGCGCCGCGCAGAGCCGAGGTTTGTCCTTGGCCATCTCTGCAAGGGGACACAGGGATTGCCCAAAACCTTCACCCTTCAGCCCAAAACCCCACCACAGCCCCTCTGCTAGCCCTGACACCAGGGCAAAAATCACTCCCTACCTTTAAGGAGCTCCCTGGCCGGGTTTCCTTTCTCCAGGAGGTTCTTGTTGCTAGAGGTGACCAACACCTTCAGCTCCTCTGCTCGGGAGATGTACTGCCTCACCTGTGCACGTTTTGGGGGTGAAGAGACCCCCGATATGGGGTGCAGAGGATGGGGGTGCTGCCCTCACCCCCCCAGGGGTTTTGGCTCACCTTGGCCCGGATGGCTTCTTTGCGCCGCACGTCGCTCTCATCTAAGGGGGAGAACAACCAAACACAGGGGTGGGTGGGCTAAAAATTGGCATCCCTCGGGGTCTGCCCCCCCAGAAATACACCCAGACCCCACACAACCCTCAGGAGGGACTCACAGTGCAGTGCTGGCACAAAATACTCCAGGGCTTTGCGGTAGAGGGAGAAGGCGGCAGCGGCGTCTCCCTCCTGATCCTTCCTCACCGCCTCCACCACCAGGTCGgtctgggggacacagggggggtCTCAGGGCTTGGAACGCCCccgtgggcaggcagcagcccccagccccgctcaccgccttgcccaggctctcggggccgggcacgtGCTCCATGTCCACAAAGGGGTGGGCAAAGAAGCTCTCGAAGGAGATGCGCTTGCGAGGGTCCCTCTCCAGCAGCTGCCCCAAGAGATCCCGgcattccagagacagctggGGCCGGCTGGGaagctggggagggaaggggctgagcccactGAGGGCTGTGAGAccccccccttccccagccccatcccatcccaccccacgtTACCTCCACAGCCCGATCGCTGCGGATTTTCTCCTCCAGCTCAGCAAAGGAGCGGGAAGCAAAGGGTGGCTTCCCAAAAAGTGCTTCTGTGGGGGGAACAGGAGAGGTGGGGGGAGATGGAGAGGAGGAACCAGCCCTGAGTAGAGCCCCCCGAGGCAATGAGAGCCAAACCCACCATAAAGGATGACCCCCACAGACCAGAGGTCCACGCGGGCGTCGTAGTGCTGCCGGCACACCATCTCG is part of the Melospiza melodia melodia isolate bMelMel2 chromosome 15, bMelMel2.pri, whole genome shotgun sequence genome and harbors:
- the ULK3 gene encoding serine/threonine-protein kinase ULK3 isoform X2; amino-acid sequence: MAGPAWAPPRLDEFILTEPLGSGTYATVYKAYRKRDTREVVAIKCVNKRSLNRASVENLLTEIEILKTIRHPNIVELKDFQWDSDHIYLIMEFCAGGDLSRFIRTRRMLPEKVARVFLQQLACALKFLHDHNISHLDLKLQNILLSAPENPQLKLADFGFAQYMSPWDEKHVLRGSPLYMAPEMVCRQHYDARVDLWSVGVILYEALFGKPPFASRSFAELEEKIRSDRAVELPSRPQLSLECRDLLGQLLERDPRKRISFESFFAHPFVDMEHVPGPESLGKATDLVVEAVRKDQEGDAAAAFSLYRKALEYFVPALHYESDVRRKEAIRAKVRQYISRAEELKVLVTSSNKNLLEKGNPARELLKEMAKDKPRLCAALEVASAAIAKEEEGRDDSDALELYQQSLGELLLLLAAEPAGRRRELLHAEIQTLMARAEYLKDQIKMREAQSMGKEALAESVRSACTLQ